The DNA sequence aatctacatatgttagcattgagcatacggtattgactatgcactactttgacttatcaaatggtgcgggtttttcgcaacccaataatcctgatatattgggtagtggtgattaatatctagcggtgttaggattgctattatgttgaaacgtgcgcgaggtgagtctcgtttgataatgtcctcaagaggagctcgaacaaggttttattattcggaaaactggccagttggagttttattactctatgaataataaataaatgtttcttgctaagtccactcttggaattaataagatgttaattaattaagtccatagcagacattaattaattaatggacatttatatcttaagcgcgggaaataaataataaaagtggaaactcggattacttgtaatttcggatttggatggggagagttcaatattacttctgtagtggctgctcgtaatattccaattataacttatattaaattgtgggttcaatttaattagtaaaaagtaaattggatgaacccatatccaaaacattccatagatccctgtctgggtccaaaaggaacttaatataaataggagaataaaggagacagaatcatcacaattttatttctcaaaattttcgaaaatttcgaaacTCTCCAGCTGAAGGAGATTTCGAATTCTACtcctattcccaaaaggatttcttctgtcttctttattcgagtcctagtattttgataagatcagcccaccctgatatcgagatacagttcgggaaccagagaaaAGATCTCGTGGTCTAGTATCGAAGAttatcacgtggagaaggcgcgagcaatcgacaattctttggagaatcaaatcggtaactctaaaccgtagtattcatgtttaggatttatattctttgagcatgaattatttgcgttctagcatgcaattatctgtttaacatgtgaattgattaatcgcataatcggtcaaatagatctgtgtctgatttatttgttttatataagtcttccgctgtgcaaggggcaccaaactcCATCAAAAACATGTGGTGTCCAATCCACCgtgacacattttctaaattgTCAAATATATAGTTCGGACATCAAAGTATAACTGTGATTCTATAATGCTTTAACAGGTGAacatttttaaactttttttttatgtgagCACTACTCACGTTTGACCCACATTTAATGTTGTtcgttttgatttatatatttagtttgattctaatacattaaaaaatgttattgaaattttttgtttcacaaaattcataaaaaccAAAGCTCGATTTGCtcgttttctctataatttcaaataaattagaaaaatgacaaatcaagctttgatatttataacttttataaaattaaaatttctaataacattttttaatgtattaaaatcaaactaaatatataaatcataacGAACAACGTTAAACGTGGGTCAAATGTGAGTAGTGCTCAAATAAGATTTGTAGCATATTATTCCTCTTTACACGGTATCGAAGTAACAAATTACTTTCACCTATTCGATCATCTTCTTTGTTGGATTAATGCAGTATCAGGGTTCGAATCCCATGCTAGgaaaatcttttatttaatttaatattttcgtATTGCAgtcaatttaattaactttGAATGTAGCTGACTATTTTCACTTTCGATGTAAGGGATATGATCAGTTAATAACTTTCTTAAATTGATAACCGACaactatgtcaacaacctatgtcaactacatttagttgatatacaaatattttcgtgttgacatttataACGTAGGTTTTTGACATAATTGtcagttattaatttaaaaaaaattatcaacataGCATAATACTTGGATGTAATAACTTTATATGTTCACTTTTTTAGTTCtcgtgataaaaaaaaaacccagtTTTTAGgtttatatgcatatatataattggatACCTTCAAAACTAaagaactaaaaataattcatatttttaatttaaaaatacatttttacGTTATGCAATGCCTCTATCTGTATTATTGcgtatatactactactatatgtaTGTAGAGTAAAACGTAACTGCTGGTAAAATGCTAATATGCATTGTTTGTGATataattcatattattttctatttagtGATTTATCATCCAAATAATTTGTTTCAGGCACAATACCTTCCACTATTGGAAACCTATCAAAGCTACAATTCATAAATATCCTGGACAATGAAATTAATGGTGAGGCCTTGTGTTGTGGTCGAGAGCCCTCTGGGCTCGAGTAACGTTCTGTTATGGCCGGATCACACGACATGCGTGCTTTTAGAAACATAAACGTTGCTAGATTTCaagtactaataatatttataaatttgtatcTCTGATTTTCAGGTCCAATACCACCTACAATTGGAAATCtatcaaatttgttttttctctcCTTTGGCAACAACAATTTAAATGGTTAGCTTCCATTATCAACGCATGACATCCCTTGAAAGTTGAATCTATATCGTTACACTTAAATTTGTGATCATATATTTTACAGGCTTTATTCCGCAAGAGAtccatcatcttcatcatttACGAGTACTGATCATGAGTAATAACAATTTATCAGGCTCTTTGACGCCTGCTTTTTTCAACATGTCTTCTGTGGAAGATGTGTTTTTGGGAGGTAACAAACTTAGCGGGGTATTGCCTTCGGAAATTGGGAACATGAAAATGCTAAAGGCTTTCTACATTGGAAACAATTCTTTGACTGGTAACACTTCTAAACTTATTCAACTCTTTTTGTTCaactaatcaataaaatttcataattattctACCTAATAGTTTTACTTCATACTATTCAAAACACAAGTCAACTAATATGTCATTTAATGTTTAGGTATCAAGTTCCCAAAATATTAGTTGATGTGTCTTTCTTCCTCCATTATTAGTTGATTGTATAAAAACTTTTATCGATACTAATGTAAAAGTTTAATGCAAATGAATGGATAGGGTAAAATAAGTAGTCATTGTTGGTAACATGCAAAGTGCATTTTGAAGATATTTTATCTTTCAAGTAAATTATTTCAGGTCCAATACCACCCACAATTggaaatttatcaaatttggtGACCTTAGATCTCTCCATGAACAATTTAAATGGTGAGCTTACAAGGTCCTCCATATTCAAAAAGTATACGATAGAGTAAAATAGTCATTGCAAATATACATTCTTAATtgaattacttttttccataaattttgaaactcaTACAATGTTCAAGccattattcatttcattttcaggTCCAATACCATCCAGTATTGGGAATTTGGCAAGTTTACAAACTCTTCAACTACTATTCAACAAATTGAATGGTGAGCTTCTGCCCTCCATCTATAGCTAAAAAAAGCAATTAGTTGTGACTAAAATTTCTTTCCAATAGTAATTACTCTCTCTTTCCAGATTATACTATATTCCTACACACAAATATCCCAAGTAATATTTCTTTCAAcctattaatttataaaataaaattaatgctcACATTAAGTGAAGCTTCCAAAAGTATGCCTGTATGAAGTAAATAGAGCATAAACTTAAGGATTATCCAATTATGACTGAATTCTGGATTTTCTCacgaatttaaaatttgattataaaaatcatgaactttggaATTTGCTTGAGATTTTCCACTATTGATGTCTTTAATTCGGCAAAATCAATGATACATCCATACATGGCCACTACCGAATCGAATTGAATCTAATCGAAAAAGATGGAGAAATTCGATGAAGGTGAATAACAAACATGGGGAAGAACACTCAAACCTAAATTCCTTACGTGAACAACAAGAAATTCCAtctaaaacatgaaaaaaacttaatttaggttaagatttaattataatatttgcaTGAAATGGTATCGTTTATAGCTATTTGAAAtgatatactacctccgtcccccaaaatttgctacactttgacccgacacgggttttaagaaatgtaatggaaagtgagttgaaaaagttggtgggatgtgggttctacttttaaagtattagttttataataaaatgtgaataggaatgagttagtggaatatggggtccactaccaaaaatggtaaaagtgaagtgtatcaaattttaagggacggaccaaaatagtaaactgtatcaaattttcagggacggaggtagtaattgCTTTTCCTGTCTGAGTAGTCTGCCTAGTCTATCCGAAGAGCTATGATTCGATTTCACCAGAGTCATCAATTGTGGGAAATTCCaaacatgatcaaattcataatttttaaggCCAAATTTTAAGTTTGTGGGAAAATCTGGAATTCAGTATATTAGCGACCAATAACCCTAAACTTGCTTTTAGACTCTAGCATGTGGTTTGTTTATGCATATACTTTGATTTCAATAGGTTATGTATAATTCAACATAACCTTATGTTATATTATACTTTTACAGGTTTTATTCCACCAGAGATTCATCGTCTTCATCAATTACAAGTATTGTCCATGAGTTATAACAATTTGTCAGGCCCTTTGCCGCCTACCATTTCCAACATGTCTTccttataaaatattcaataaataacaaacttAGTGGAGCATTGCCTTCGGAAATTGGGAATCTGAAAGCGCTTGGTGGTTTGTTCATTGCGAACAACTCTTTGATTGGTAAGGTTTCTAActctcatatatatatgcctattcaactctttcttttcATATACATCAATTCCAACCATTTTGAATATTACTAGCTATGATCTTTCGTCGGAAAAGTAACATTCTTAGAGAATACTTGATTCACGTAAATGTATGTTTTTTCGGAATATGatgtgtaataaattactTATGATATGTTTGGagatattaaatttatctttaattcAACTTCTTAAGGTCCAATACCAACCACCATTGGAAATTTATCGAATGTGACTTACGTAGATCTCTCCTGCAACAATTTGTATGGTGAGTTTCCGTACTCCTTATGCCAAAAGATGCACACTTCAAATTACTTTCCCTATGATATTTTGGAAACTcaagtaaatttttattaaattaatttaattttcaggtCCAATACCATCCACTGTTGGGAATCTACccaatttgaaatttcttgATCTCAcgtccaacaaattaaatggtgaGCTATAATTCTCGATCTATATCAATAACTTCCAATAgtaattctctctctctctcttaaacAAATATCCTAATATTTgttccaaaaataatactatatgataataaaaattaatgctCATATTTTCAGGTCCTATACCATCCACCATTGGAAATCTACTGACTTTGACTGATGTACGTCTCcctttcaacaaaataaatggtAAGTTTCCAACCTCATCTAAGTTccattatgtttttttatggcACTGTAacgaaaatgtttcatttccaTCTCATTCTACCAATTTCTAGGTCTAATACCATTCACTATCggaaatttatcaaatttggaGTCTCTACAACTCATggccaacaaattaaatagtgaTCTTCCATCCTCTATCTGCAATCTAACATCCTTAGAAGATCTTAATCTCTCAAATAACAGTTTGAGAGATATAATTCCACTATGCATTGGAAACATGAGTAAATCTTTGGTCATGTTACATTTACATGCGAATAAGTTTAGTGGTCTCATTCCATCAACATTCAGCAAAAGGTGTAGTCTTGAGTCCATTAATTTGAGTGGTAATAAATTGCAAGGAAAATTACCCGAATCCTTAGCCAACTGCCAAAGTCTACAAGGCCTCGACATTGGAAATAATAGAATACATGGCAATTTTCCGTACTGGATGGAAGCCCTTCCTCAACTTCGGGTGCTAGTCTTGAGGTCTAACGATTTTGATGGTAACATCTCATTGCCTTTACGAACTAAGCTTCCATTTCCCGAGTTGCAAGTTTTAGACATATCTCAGAATGCGTTTGTTGGCTCTCTACCTGAAAGGTATATCACAAATTTCAAAGCAATGATAGACGTGGCCAACAAGAATGGGCCTCCGATCTTTAATGCATTTCTAAATTATGTGGAAATGACAATTACCTTGAAAGGTCAGGGTAGATTATTAGAGAGATTGTTGGATGACTTTACTATAATTGACTTATCTTGCAATAGATTTTCTGGGAGTATTCCACACTCAATAGGAAATCTTAAGTATCTCAAATACTTGAACTTATCACACAATAATCTCCTAGGAAATATACCTTCATCTCTTGCGAACATGAGTGCACTTGAATCCTTGGATTTGTCTTCAAACAATCTTGATGGAGTCATTCCAAATGAAATGACAAGGTTGACATTTCTTTCGAAATTAAACCTTTCAATGAATGATCTGGTGGGACGCATACCACAATCTAACCAGTTTTCCACATTTGAGAATGATTCATATGTGGGAAACTTAGAGTTATGTGGAGTTTCGTTGACGAAGAAATGCGGAGAGGAGACTAAGCCAAAacaagaagaggaagaagatggtAACGATGATGATGAATTTATAGATGGATTTGGGTGGAAAAGTGTAGTTACGGGATATGGATGTGGAGTCATAGTTGGAATTGGTATGGGTTGTTGGATTATTCGATATGGGAAGCCAAGATGGTTGGTTGAGTTCTTTTTTGGTGTTGGATATAATAACAAGAAGATGAGAAGTAATAGAGCAACACCAAGGAGGAGAAATTGATTCCTAGACAAAAAGTTGTTGTATGATTTTCTTGTTACTCTTTCTTGTGTTCGttctttttcctatttttttatttttattttcttgtttgtgTTCGTTGTTAGtttataaaatggaaaattatatatttacatcAACTCTTGGATTATAGAATTATGAGCATTTGAAATTGTAATTCTGTTTCAGAtccaaatatatttataatatcaaaacttagaattgaagatttcaatttaaatttcacaGTGACTCTTCTGCCTGATTAGTTGCGCAATTGTTTAGTCCTCTTTGTAGTGATGGACTAAGACTTAGGAACAATTGGGACCGGTAGGCTTTTAGCTTATAATGgtagactaataatgtataTTGCTTTATAATTTCAAAGTCTTCGTCGATGCACATTAATTTTTGTGCTGAGTGAAGAGCAAAGTTATGCGttatttttgttcaatatTCCACATGGTAGTCCATTGCCAAGAGGACTATGAATCGCTACGAGGCTTATTTTAGATTCTTTCTAACTTGTTAAAGTGATTGTAATATTGAGCtgaggaaaaaaatgaaatcggAAAAGTGTATGTTAGAAACAACAAACCAAGTCAGTAGCATTTACATAGGGCAATCTTGCACATGCCACGTAAGTGATgcgatcaaatgaaaactctaaatattgtacaaactcaaaactatgatctggaccattgaaaaatgtcaacagatcacaaaaagcatcaacaggaaaatgtcaacagaattccAACgatagtcaatgattgatactgtgttgatattgtgttgacattaaaatcttgaaattttacacggtgttgatattgtattgaaattgtgttgatattgtgttgacattaaaatcttgaaattttacacggtgttgatattgtattgaaactgtgttgaagctgtgctgaggagttttgaatttgtacaatatataagtttgcattttatcagtACCCTGCCACATAATCTATATGTATTTATCAGTACTATTGCACTATAAATATAGACATATAGTTATACTGGTACTgctaattagaataaaaaataatttgtttatccAAAACAACACAAGTAACGGATTTAAAAGTTATGACTAAGTCTAACATATTGATAGAAAATTTGTATGTTTAAgagttaaaaataatgaatatcaatacaaattttgtagtccataacaatataaaaagaaCCTTGTTCAGTTAGTATAGTTTTTAGTGTGccttaataaaatataatcaagcTAGAATGATAAATATGGAGAAGTTTCTAAAAAACAACATTTCTCCTTCCGTCCACCAAACATAGCCTTATTTATGAAAGACACGAATTTTAGtgagaaattgataaagatAGAAAGAGAGGGGAGAAAATAGATCAAGtgggtaaaatatgagagaaagTTTACATTTTTGAAATGtgactatttttcatgaacatcccaaaatgaaaaaataagactattttttgtgaacgaagtgagtattatttatttttaataaaggGGTATTCACTTATAAATTACGAAACTAttgatttattctaattttgaaacCAATCAAATTTTTGGCAGTTATATGACtttatataaatcataattcaacaaatgaaattatttaatctagaaTAATACAATGTTGTTTAACGTGACTTCGTTTTGGCTGATGTTTGATAATGCCACGTTATGTCATCAAATTATGTAATTGCTGAAACTTTGATTGTTTGCAAATCAAAAGAAATCATTAgtttgattataaaattagaacataatcattaatttgattgcaaaattaaaacaaatcaataatataaGAATTTATAGGCGGAACTCAAAGTTAATATATAAAACCAGAATTTAGTAAAATGATTTAACAAATATGCAACAAAGAGAatcttattaaatataaatatagtagcaAAGACCCTTccttcttaaattttgtcttAGCCATGCAAATGTGATGACCGTACCATCTTAATCATAGcattaaattcatatactaTATTTCAACACTGTGTTTGTATTTGAAATACTAGCTAGTATTCTTCTCTGTCACACATATATTCCAATATCTTGtagtatgaaataattaatcttcaCCGTCAATTTGTGGCCACTGTTTAGTGCTCTTGACTTGACTGACTTGACTTAGTATTCGACGCTTTAAATTGATCTCCAAAAATTCACCCCAATCGTTTTAGTATAAAGAGCATTAATTTATTGCCTACACTTACCATAATGGAGAGGTTTTCCCCATTTTTCTTACcttctctcattttcttttgttgtcTCACGAGTTATAGCATTGCAACCACACTTGACATAAAAAGAGATGAATCTTCTCTTCTTGCTTTCAAAGCCCTCATCACCTCAGATACTATACAGCAAAATTGGAGCACTCAAACCTCAGTTTGCTCATGGATTGGAGTCACTTGTGATTCCCATGGCACCAGAGTGACTCAATTAAACCTTTCAAAGATGGGAGTAAGAGGCACCATTGCATCCGAAATCGGAAATCTTGATTTTCTGATTTCTCTTGATCTAAGTGGAAACCAACTTGATGGTTCTATTGCTCCATCAATCTTCAATCTCACGGTAATCgaattgattaatttaggCGGTAATAGCTTATCTGGTTCCCTTCCAAAAGATATTTGCAGGCACAATAGACTTCAAAGACTCAAAGTGCTTGAAATAGGGTGCAACGAAATGGAGGGAGATATACCGTTGAGTTTGGCTCAATGCCAACAACTTGATAGAATTACATTTGGAGGCAACAACTTTAGTGGACATGTACCCAGAGAAATTGGGAACATCACACAGCTTAAGGTATTAGACCTTAGCAACAACCACTTGAGAGGTATATTTTCTAATCTCTATGCTCAGAATTTAACTATAGTCGGTCCTTTAATTACTATCATTTCGCTATTTCCATTGATCATAAGATATCCTCAATCGATATCTGCATTTGTGACAACTATAAATCCGTTGTCTTTGCCTtgtgtgaaatttttttatatttgcttTGATGTATTCGACTTGTCTGAACATTCAGGCCATGTTTGACATGATGGAATGAAATAATGaggaaatgaaatggaatactAAGGGAATGAATTGTTATTCcttgattgatttcatttctATGCTTGGTaagtataaataatataggaacggaatgaaatatgaacaattaattgttttaaaagtcattttcaattttaattaattgttattattagaattaattattcCGGACAAAGGATGTTGTCCGGTATTGAATTGGAAGGAATAGAATTAGAAATCATATGATGTTGTCCGATGTGTAGTGTGTTTGTTTAGTGCACACGCactagtgtgtgtgtgcagtgtgtgagtgtgtgtccgctgagtgtgtgtgtgtgtgaagtgttttgaattatttttgcaattataaaaattccaaaagtatgaattatttttcttttagttcgtccttgaaaagtataaatactaataatgtggatcTCATTCTTTATTAACACTACTTCTACTattgtctctctctctcttaatttaacaattgtatattaaaacccTTACCTAACCACTAGGACAAAGAGGGTAATTATTACAGTATCATAAACTTGAGCATGCATATTTgttaactaaattttattactctatgcgTCCTATAGAAATAGgttatatttccttttttgtccgTTTCatacaaataattcatattcatttctctttgactttactaattacacattaaaagtCGTGTCAACCCTAAATGACTTATTTCTGTGGGATTGGGGGaagtatataatatttcatgtaCTTCTAAAATCATCCAATAATTATATACATGAGCTATAGTAAAAAGAATcttgtaaataatttaaaataaaaaaattcaaaaataaatggaaaaaaattcatatcaacCCACTTACTACTAAATAGGCGTAGCTCAAGCTGAGATCCTTAATTCGGCTAGACTTGCTTCAGTCATGGGCATGTGCCAAGCTGGGCCTCATCGGGCCTAGATGGCCCACCTGACCCACTAAGCTCAgatcaattatcatttttctgaTTGTTAAAATATACAACTGAAATTATTctgataaatgataatattgcAGGAATCATTCCACAAGAGATTCATCatcttcaaaatttacaaatgTTGGACATGTCGTCCAATGAATTGTCAGGCCCGTTGCCATCTGCCATTGGAAATATGAAAGCATTACAACAGTTGATCCTTGAGGACAATGCTTTAACCGGTAACATTATTAACCTTTCTTTTTCATGTAACATTCGCAACCATTGTAGAAACTAGAAAGCATGTATAGCATTTGCATCCAATCTTGTATCATGaaagtgttatattgctaaataaatatttaattgctaactataattaaataatattcattagatgtttaaattaaagatCTAAATCATTAGTCCcagaatatcaatacaataaaaaaaaaagtcaataaGAGTGTTATggtcaatttacaacaaattagctgtaactaacttttgaaaaatatttcataactttaaaacgTATATactttctcgatttaaattattttttagcacaacatatatcaaattaaagatagtTTAATAacgattctaacgagatcccacttgcatatgttccgttgtcaaaatttgaaaaaaaaatcgaacattttttattttttcgtacagcaacaaatgtcaacatgatatataaaatatgtcaatataatacatgtagaatgtcaatataagctatgtgttaacattctcaaagcattgtgttcaCATTATCAAAGcattgttttgatattttcgaaccactatattgacattttcatccaaaaccttaatttggtagttttttttatctttttcgatttaattaatagaaattaaaattacacgtggcaaattgtagactacaaattttctaaaatcctatggtcttaaattagttatagttggcaattaaatgatgagttagcaattgatcactcccctattaTAACATATCCAACATTTGTAGATCTTCATAATTTGTATTTGTGAATAGATTTTTGCTTAATTCAaacctatatttttattaatttgtgtgtGGAGTAAAACAAAGTAATTCAAACCTATATTTTTTAgatataattcattttctttaagcACATTACCTTCCACTATTGGAAATCCATCAAATTTGAGGTTCATAAGTCTCTctaacaacaaattaaatggtgaGTTTACATACTCCATTTGCAGAgcatatttttgaaatatatttaaatttactttttaagtCCAGTgcaatgttttttttgtttatcctAAGCTCTATACATATCTATTGCAGACCTTCACAATCTAtaagaattgaaaataattcataattattaatttaaaataagttttagttttatcaaatttatatatctatatttatttgtgtattaGAGTACTAAAGTAATTCCTATATCTATATTAGCAAATTCCTATATCTACATTTTTTGAGATATGATTTATATTCCactatactaaaatttatctTCCAAATAATTTCTCTTAGGACCAATACCTTCCACTATTGGAAATCTATCAAATCTGGAGTTCATAAGTCTCCTTAACAACACATTAAATGGTGAGTTTCCATCATTAATCAAAAACTTGACATACATACTTTGAATTTGTGCCTCTGCTAATTTCACACAATTTCTATGAGTTTGCATCTCCAATTTTCAGGTCCAGTACCATCCACCATTGGAAATCTATCAAATTTGTGGTTTCTAAATTTGggaaacaacaaattaaatggtgaGCTTCCATTGACGCATGACATGCCTTGAAGATCTTCTTATCTCTAAAATTTGTATCTAACTTTTTTGTGATTATATAACTTTTCAGGTTTAATTCCACAAGAGATCCATCATCTTCATTATTTAAGGTCATTGTTCATGAATGATAACAATATGTCAGGCCCATTGCCACCTGCCGTTTTCAACATGTCTTCCTTTGGACGTATTCAGTTAGAAGGTAACAAATTTAGTGGGGTATTGCCTTCGGAAATTGGGAACATGCAAGGGCTAATGATTTTGGGCATTCAGAACAATTCTTTCATTGGTAAGACTTCTATTTATGCTTTTCATacggagtatatattaatacaacCATTGTGAATATTAACA is a window from the Salvia hispanica cultivar TCC Black 2014 chromosome 1, UniMelb_Shisp_WGS_1.0, whole genome shotgun sequence genome containing:
- the LOC125191551 gene encoding putative receptor like protein 25 produces the protein MEALPQLRVLVLRSNDFDGNISLPLRTKLPFPELQVLDISQNAFVGSLPERFSGSIPHSIGNLKYLKYLNLSHNNLLGNIPSSLANMSALESLDLSSNNLDGVIPNEMTRLTFLSKLNLSMNDLVGRIPQSNQFSTFENDSYVGNLELCGVSLTKKCGEETKPKQEEEEDGNDDDEFIDGFGWKSVVTGYGCGVIVGIGMGCWIIRYGKPRWLVEFFFGVGYNNKKMRSNRATPRRRN